One Cololabis saira isolate AMF1-May2022 chromosome 18, fColSai1.1, whole genome shotgun sequence genomic region harbors:
- the LOC133464765 gene encoding zinc finger BED domain-containing protein 5-like, with translation MVQHNVPFAVSDHFSPLLKECFRDSTTAQNFKCASTKTTCIINEAVAPHFKNKLVMKMRDNPFTLITDGSNDTGQEKMNPLTVRVFDSDSGKVVHRFLDMCTTSGRSCGTAEVIFQKMNEVLQKHAIPWGNCVSLSIDNAPVNTGARNSIASRILNENANTYIHGCPCHIIHNTAKEAGLRFLEVTGFDPEDLAVDVGYWFKGSTNRKGYLSEFCEFHGSEYMEILQHISIRWLSLERCLTRLLQQYEPLTSYFKSLSKLHISLT, from the exons ATGGTGCAGCATAATGTGCCATTTGCTGTCTCTGACCATTTCAGCCCATTATTAAAGGAGTGCTTCAGAGATTCCACCacagcacaaaatttcaaatgTGCCAGCACGAAAACAACGTGCATAATAAATGAAGCAGTGGCACCTCATTTTAAGAACAAATTGGTCATGAAGATGAGGGACAATCCATTCACCTTGATCACTGATGGGTCAAATGATACAG GACAAGAGAAGATGAACCCGCTCACTGTGCGAGTTTTTGACAGTGATTCTGGAAAAGTTGTCCATAGATTTTTGGATATGTGCACAACAAGTGGGCGTAGCTGTGGCACAGCGGAAGTAATCTTCCAAAAAATGAACGAGGTCTTACAGAAACACGCCATACCTTGGGGAAATTGTGTTAGCTTATCAATTGACAACGCACCTGTGAATACAGGAGCAAGAAATTCCATTGCATCCaggattctgaatgaaaatgccaACACATACATCCATGGGTGCCCCTGCCACATTATCCACAATACCGCCAAAGAAGCTGGACTGAGATTTTTGGAA GTGACTGGATTTGATCCAGAGGATCTGGCTGTGGATGTTGGATACTGGTTTAAGGGTAGCACCAACCGTAAGGGTTACCTGTCAG AATTCTGTGAGTTCCATGGAAGCGAGTACATGGAAATACTTCAACACATTTCCATTCGTTGGCTGAGCCTGGAGAGATGTTTGACTCGCCTTCTGCAGCAGTATGAGCCACTCACCAGCTACTTCAAGTCATTAAGTAAGCTGCATATTTCACTGACATAA